A window of the Mucilaginibacter sp. cycad4 genome harbors these coding sequences:
- a CDS encoding PAS domain-containing sensor histidine kinase, giving the protein MENAALLKAIIENAIDGIITIDERGIIESINPSACKLFQYEPNEVIGKNVSILMPQPYKQEHDHYINRYQTTGKPHIIGIGREVTGLRRDGTQFPFRLGVSDVNFSGRKIYAGFIHDLSREKEAEDKLKEYASHLEEVVEERTLSLKQSVLELQKAKEEVSQSLEKEKELGQLKSRFVSMASHEFRTPLSAVQLSASLIDKYAEPLHSPQISKHVGKIKNAVGNLTTILNDFLSLEKLEAGRVEPSYTRFDLVKLAEEITEEMQIMAKQNQNILYQHTGTDSMAYLDINLLKNCIINLITNAIKYSGEDSFIEFSTEINASGCSITVKDNGIGIPESDQKHLFEAFFRAHNTGNIPGTGLGLNIVARYAALMNGRVDFQSNVNEGTLFTILFPAL; this is encoded by the coding sequence ATGGAAAATGCTGCCTTATTAAAAGCCATTATTGAAAATGCTATCGACGGCATTATTACTATTGATGAACGGGGGATCATAGAATCCATTAACCCATCGGCCTGCAAACTTTTTCAATACGAGCCTAACGAAGTTATCGGCAAAAACGTGTCGATATTAATGCCCCAGCCTTATAAGCAGGAGCATGATCATTATATCAATCGATATCAAACTACCGGTAAGCCACATATCATTGGTATAGGCCGCGAAGTAACAGGCTTGCGCAGGGACGGCACTCAATTCCCGTTCAGACTTGGGGTTAGCGACGTAAATTTTTCGGGCCGTAAAATATATGCCGGTTTTATACACGACCTTAGCCGTGAGAAGGAAGCAGAAGACAAGCTAAAGGAATATGCATCACACCTGGAGGAAGTGGTAGAGGAGCGCACCCTCTCCTTAAAACAATCTGTTCTTGAACTGCAAAAAGCAAAAGAAGAAGTGAGTCAGTCCCTCGAAAAAGAGAAAGAACTGGGGCAATTGAAAAGCCGCTTTGTATCCATGGCATCACATGAGTTTCGTACGCCTTTAAGCGCGGTTCAGTTATCAGCCTCACTTATTGATAAATATGCCGAGCCTTTGCACAGCCCGCAGATCAGCAAGCATGTTGGTAAAATCAAAAATGCCGTTGGCAACCTTACCACCATTCTGAACGATTTTCTCTCGCTCGAAAAACTGGAAGCGGGGCGTGTTGAACCATCATATACCAGGTTTGACCTGGTTAAACTGGCGGAGGAAATAACCGAAGAAATGCAGATTATGGCCAAGCAAAATCAAAATATCCTTTATCAGCATACAGGTACGGATAGTATGGCTTATCTTGATATTAACCTGCTTAAAAACTGCATTATCAATCTCATCACTAACGCCATCAAATATTCGGGCGAGGACAGCTTTATTGAATTTAGTACTGAAATAAATGCATCCGGCTGTTCTATTACTGTAAAAGATAACGGCATAGGCATTCCCGAAAGCGATCAAAAGCATTTATTCGAGGCATTTTTCAGGGCTCATAATACAGGTAATATCCCCGGCACCGGTTTGGGCCTTAACATTGTGGCCCGGTATGCCGCCCTTATGAACGGCCGGGTTGATTTTCAGAGCAACGTAAACGAAGGCACTTTATTCACCATTTTATTTCCAGCCTTATGA
- a CDS encoding sodium-translocating pyrophosphatase, whose product MDFLNNYLIYLIPVFGLIGILVMAVKAAWVTKQNAGDGDMATLAGYIADGAMAFLRAEWKILGGFVVVAGILLAWSGTTVASSSPVIAISFVIGAFLSAFAGYLGMRIATKANVRTTQAARTSLAQALKVSFTGGTVMGLGVAGLAIIGLGSLFIVFYQVYVVKVAGSTVNGEAMAKALDVLAGFSLGAESIALFARVGGGIYTKAADVGADLVGKVEAGIPEDDVRNPATIADNVGDNVGDVAGMGADLFGSYVATMLATMVLGREIVSHDNFGGIAPVLLPMVIAGLGLIFSIVGASLVKIKNETDSVQNALNIGNWASIVLTAIATYFVVQWMLPSGEFHMVRDEVNGVVKTGIIPFTKNGVFGSILVGLVVGTLMSIITEYYTAMGKRPVLSIIRQSSTGHATNIIGGLSVGMESTVLPILVLASGIYGSYYFAGLYGVAIAAAGMMATTAMQLAIDAFGPIADNAGGIAEMSRLPEEVRHRTDNLDAVGNTTAATGKGFAIASAALTSLALFAAFVGVAGIEHIDIYKANVLAGLFVGGMIPFIFSALAIAAVGRAAMAMVEEVRRQFREIPGIMTYEGKPEYEKCVAISTKASIREMVAPGLIALITPIIIGFAFGPEVLGGLLAGVTVSGVLMGIFQSNAGGAWDNAKKSFEKGCDINGEIFYKKSEPHKASVTGDTVGDPFKDTSGPSMNILIKLMSIVSLVIAPHLNSHPAPTSASIQKEMNKQPMSIHVVVKSEKSV is encoded by the coding sequence ATGGATTTTCTGAACAATTATTTAATTTATTTAATTCCTGTTTTTGGACTTATCGGGATCCTCGTTATGGCCGTTAAAGCCGCCTGGGTTACCAAACAAAACGCCGGTGACGGTGACATGGCCACACTTGCAGGCTATATTGCCGATGGCGCTATGGCCTTTTTACGTGCCGAATGGAAAATATTAGGCGGTTTTGTGGTAGTTGCCGGTATTTTGCTGGCCTGGTCGGGCACAACGGTTGCCAGCTCAAGTCCGGTTATTGCCATATCATTTGTGATAGGCGCATTTCTATCAGCCTTTGCAGGTTACCTGGGGATGCGCATCGCTACCAAAGCTAACGTACGCACTACACAGGCCGCACGTACCAGTTTAGCACAAGCATTAAAGGTTTCATTTACCGGCGGAACAGTAATGGGCTTGGGTGTTGCCGGTTTGGCTATTATTGGTTTAGGATCGCTTTTTATTGTTTTTTACCAGGTTTATGTTGTTAAAGTAGCGGGCAGTACCGTTAACGGCGAGGCCATGGCAAAAGCCCTTGATGTTTTAGCAGGTTTTTCATTAGGTGCAGAATCTATAGCATTATTTGCCCGTGTTGGCGGCGGGATCTACACCAAAGCAGCCGACGTAGGCGCCGACCTGGTAGGTAAAGTTGAAGCCGGCATTCCTGAAGATGATGTTCGTAACCCCGCCACCATTGCTGATAACGTAGGTGATAACGTAGGTGACGTTGCCGGTATGGGCGCAGACCTTTTTGGCTCATATGTAGCCACCATGCTGGCTACCATGGTACTGGGCCGGGAAATTGTATCACATGATAATTTCGGTGGCATTGCCCCGGTATTGTTACCAATGGTGATTGCCGGTTTAGGATTAATATTTTCCATTGTTGGCGCATCTCTTGTGAAAATTAAAAATGAAACCGATAGCGTACAAAATGCTCTGAATATTGGCAACTGGGCCTCAATTGTATTAACGGCTATAGCTACCTATTTTGTTGTACAATGGATGTTGCCATCGGGCGAATTTCATATGGTACGTGACGAAGTTAATGGTGTTGTAAAAACAGGAATAATACCTTTCACCAAAAATGGTGTTTTCGGATCGATATTGGTTGGTCTGGTAGTAGGCACTTTAATGTCGATTATTACTGAATATTACACAGCCATGGGTAAACGCCCGGTATTGAGTATTATCAGGCAATCGTCAACCGGTCACGCTACCAATATTATCGGCGGCCTATCGGTAGGTATGGAATCAACTGTGCTGCCTATCCTTGTTTTGGCATCGGGTATTTATGGTTCATATTATTTTGCCGGTTTATACGGTGTTGCTATCGCTGCTGCCGGTATGATGGCAACTACAGCTATGCAACTGGCTATCGACGCTTTCGGGCCAATTGCAGATAATGCCGGTGGTATTGCCGAAATGAGCCGCCTGCCCGAAGAAGTACGCCATCGTACCGATAACCTGGATGCTGTTGGTAACACTACAGCTGCTACAGGTAAAGGTTTTGCTATTGCTTCGGCAGCGTTAACGTCATTAGCCTTATTTGCGGCTTTTGTGGGTGTTGCAGGTATTGAACATATTGATATTTATAAAGCTAACGTACTGGCCGGCCTGTTTGTTGGCGGAATGATTCCGTTCATTTTTTCTGCCTTAGCTATCGCTGCGGTGGGCAGGGCAGCCATGGCCATGGTAGAAGAAGTTAGGCGCCAATTCCGCGAAATTCCAGGCATCATGACCTATGAAGGTAAACCCGAATACGAAAAATGCGTAGCCATATCTACCAAAGCATCTATCCGCGAAATGGTTGCCCCTGGTTTAATCGCATTGATCACCCCTATCATCATCGGTTTTGCCTTTGGCCCCGAAGTGTTAGGCGGCTTGCTGGCAGGTGTTACCGTATCGGGCGTGTTGATGGGAATTTTCCAGAGCAATGCAGGTGGTGCATGGGACAATGCAAAAAAATCATTCGAGAAAGGCTGCGATATCAATGGCGAGATCTTCTACAAAAAATCGGAACCACACAAAGCATCAGTAACAGGTGATACCGTAGGTGATCCGTTTAAAGATACTTCAGGCCCATCTATGAATATCCTCATTAAATTAATGTCGATAGTTTCATTGGTTATTGCCCCACACCTGAATAGCCATCCGGCTCCAACCAGCGCCAGCATTCAAAAAGAGATGAATAAACAACCCATGAGCATCCACGTGGTTGTTAAATCAGAGAAAAGTGTCTAA
- the dacB gene encoding D-alanyl-D-alanine carboxypeptidase/D-alanyl-D-alanine-endopeptidase, which yields MRHLLVISFLFIGGYVTAQTLQQRISNAFNRLQADSQCSYASVSLTVLDAKTGEQIFGGNPNMGLATASTLKTITSITAFNVLGPDFQYQTQLGYSGEISADGILTGDIIIKGAGDPTLGSWRYEQTKEGHVLALMADALQKAGIKKINGRIIGDDSIFGTQSIPEGWIWQDIGNYYGAGTSGLCWRENQFDIKLRTGAVGNPVGVSRTVPLMPYLAFKSELTNGSAGSGDNAYAFLPVGSKVIYLRGTYAIDQDKKSISAAIPDAAYDAALRLNDTLRSLGIIIGNEPESAATLNAKNLPLPAISKNLATISSPTLSKIVYWLNQKSINLYAEQLLKTIAWKQGRKPTTANGVDEVQKFWAAKGIDTRSMNIYDGSGLSPGDRVTTLTLARILQSAKKESWFPDFYTSLPVYNDMKMKSGSINNVLCYAGYQTKNGRELCFSIMINNFSGPGRGIKEKMFRVLDELK from the coding sequence ATGAGGCACTTACTGGTAATTAGTTTTTTATTTATAGGTGGATATGTTACGGCGCAAACGCTTCAGCAAAGGATATCAAATGCTTTTAACCGTTTACAGGCCGATAGCCAGTGCAGCTATGCTTCAGTATCGTTAACTGTACTTGATGCCAAAACCGGGGAGCAGATATTTGGCGGTAACCCTAACATGGGTTTGGCTACCGCTTCAACGCTTAAAACCATTACCAGTATTACTGCATTTAATGTTTTAGGCCCCGATTTTCAATATCAAACACAATTAGGTTATTCCGGAGAGATTAGTGCCGACGGCATCCTGACCGGCGATATCATCATTAAAGGCGCCGGCGACCCAACCCTGGGCAGTTGGCGATATGAACAAACCAAAGAGGGCCATGTATTAGCCCTTATGGCCGATGCCCTGCAAAAAGCCGGTATCAAAAAAATTAACGGCCGTATTATTGGTGATGACAGCATCTTCGGTACGCAATCTATCCCCGAAGGCTGGATCTGGCAGGATATCGGCAACTATTACGGAGCAGGAACATCCGGGCTTTGCTGGCGCGAAAATCAGTTTGATATCAAGCTTCGTACCGGTGCGGTTGGTAACCCGGTTGGCGTATCCCGCACTGTTCCGCTGATGCCATACCTTGCATTTAAAAGCGAGTTGACAAATGGTTCTGCCGGATCAGGCGATAATGCCTATGCCTTTTTACCAGTTGGCAGTAAGGTAATATATCTGCGCGGCACCTACGCCATTGACCAGGACAAGAAAAGCATTTCGGCTGCCATCCCTGATGCCGCTTATGATGCTGCGTTACGGCTTAATGATACGCTGAGGAGCTTAGGTATCATTATCGGTAATGAGCCGGAATCAGCCGCTACTTTGAATGCTAAAAACCTGCCTTTACCTGCTATCTCAAAAAATCTGGCAACTATATCATCACCAACTTTAAGCAAAATAGTTTACTGGCTTAACCAGAAAAGTATCAACCTTTACGCTGAACAGTTACTTAAAACTATAGCCTGGAAACAGGGCCGCAAGCCTACAACCGCAAATGGGGTGGATGAGGTACAAAAGTTTTGGGCAGCCAAAGGGATAGATACGAGGAGTATGAATATTTACGATGGCAGCGGCCTTTCGCCCGGCGATAGGGTAACTACGTTAACGCTGGCCCGCATCCTGCAATCGGCAAAAAAAGAAAGCTGGTTTCCCGATTTTTATACAAGTTTGCCGGTTTATAATGATATGAAGATGAAAAGCGGTAGTATCAACAACGTGTTGTGCTATGCCGGTTATCAAACCAAAAACGGGCGTGAGCTTTGTTTTTCTATTATGATTAATAATTTCAGCGGACCGGGCCGGGGTATAAAGGAGAAAATGTTCAGGGTTTTGGATGAGTTGAAGTAA
- a CDS encoding response regulator, with amino-acid sequence MSQKILIIEDNNDIRENVVEILELAGYTVFEADNGKKGVELAIKNLPDVILCDIMMPELDGYGVLFMLNKNPETAAIPFIFLTARAERIDQRKGMEMGADDYLTKPFDDIELMNAIESRLRKKTAQQSFYSQSLESLSSIVSKNNGLAELKRIISDRKARLFKKDQVIYYDGDKGNGLYLILKGRVKTVKLANDGRELMTAIHAAEEYLGVNAMLSNEAYTDTATAMEDSQLCLIPKDQLDNLLNLYPDIAREFIKLLSNHIRDREEQLLQLAYNSVRKRMADTLMRLHKQQGGDFKISREDLAAMAGIATETVSRTLTDFKDENLIDKKGSQITVLSPERLAKMKN; translated from the coding sequence ATGAGCCAAAAGATCCTGATCATTGAAGATAATAACGATATCCGCGAAAATGTAGTTGAAATACTGGAGCTGGCCGGTTATACTGTATTTGAGGCAGATAATGGTAAAAAAGGCGTTGAACTGGCCATTAAAAACCTGCCCGATGTAATACTTTGCGATATCATGATGCCCGAGCTTGACGGCTATGGGGTTTTATTTATGCTGAATAAAAACCCCGAAACAGCCGCTATTCCTTTTATATTTTTAACCGCCAGGGCCGAACGGATTGACCAGCGCAAAGGCATGGAAATGGGGGCCGATGATTACCTCACCAAGCCTTTCGACGATATTGAACTGATGAATGCCATTGAAAGCAGGCTGCGAAAAAAAACCGCACAACAAAGCTTTTATAGCCAGTCGCTGGAGAGCTTAAGCTCCATCGTATCAAAAAACAACGGCCTTGCCGAGTTAAAGCGCATTATCAGCGACCGAAAGGCACGCCTGTTTAAAAAAGACCAGGTAATTTACTACGATGGTGATAAAGGGAATGGCTTGTACCTGATACTAAAAGGCCGGGTTAAAACCGTTAAGCTGGCAAACGATGGCCGTGAACTGATGACTGCCATACACGCAGCTGAAGAGTACCTGGGGGTGAATGCCATGCTCTCGAACGAGGCCTATACAGACACTGCAACTGCAATGGAGGACAGCCAGCTGTGCCTGATCCCGAAAGACCAACTGGATAACCTCCTCAATTTATATCCTGATATTGCCCGCGAATTTATCAAACTACTCTCCAATCATATCCGCGACCGGGAAGAACAATTATTGCAGCTTGCCTACAACTCAGTACGGAAAAGGATGGCCGATACTCTGATGCGCCTGCATAAACAGCAGGGTGGAGACTTCAAAATTTCGCGCGAAGATCTTGCGGCCATGGCCGGCATAGCAACCGAAACCGTAAGCCGTACCCTTACCGATTTTAAAGATGAAAACCTCATTGATAAAAAAGGAAGCCAGATCACCGTGCTCTCGCCCGAGCGGCTGGCCAAAATGAAGAACTGA
- a CDS encoding YdcF family protein: MKKLLLLTMLGWGGLSAFAQAPVKNTPTDYVKTKNYGLLTLFEQDAEVSALLKNDPGLAQLTQKKLSALSSSFTDCKDASCLTAAVKLTDEDIKSVSERLMALYKAGNSLDKLVKSKLIPSGQYSLYKKLSPEQLLVKAWEQDAWSINYTIGVYAEGKKPNYPQIDSISYNVKARAYYTLMYDASATLIGDIKGTKLFFEPAMQAALLYLQINERQDPANYEPMELNANKAAVTRIKTIKWGGYPYSNILVPGAGPDNLTSPLSGEGMLRCRLAVQEYKAGKAPFIIVSGGKVHPYKTKYNEAEEMKVYLMKTLHIPENVIIIEPHARHTTTNMRNSARLLYKYGIPADKPGIVVTDKSQTDFIMNMDTRCQKELNYVPYKLAKRNSETEVEYYPVEEAKQIDPDEPLDPR, encoded by the coding sequence ATGAAAAAACTCCTGCTACTAACAATGCTTGGATGGGGTGGTTTAAGCGCCTTTGCACAAGCCCCCGTCAAAAATACCCCGACAGATTATGTAAAGACTAAAAACTACGGACTGCTGACTTTATTTGAACAGGATGCCGAAGTAAGCGCTTTACTTAAAAATGATCCCGGACTGGCACAGCTTACACAAAAAAAACTAAGTGCCCTAAGTAGTTCCTTCACCGATTGTAAAGATGCATCATGTTTAACAGCTGCCGTAAAACTGACTGATGAAGATATCAAATCGGTAAGTGAGCGACTTATGGCTTTGTATAAGGCAGGTAACTCGCTTGATAAGCTGGTTAAATCAAAGCTGATCCCATCGGGGCAATACAGTTTGTATAAAAAACTATCGCCGGAGCAATTGCTTGTGAAGGCATGGGAGCAGGATGCTTGGAGTATCAACTATACTATTGGTGTTTATGCTGAAGGCAAAAAGCCTAACTATCCGCAAATAGATTCTATTAGCTATAATGTTAAAGCGAGGGCATATTATACGCTGATGTATGATGCCAGTGCTACGTTAATTGGTGATATTAAAGGAACAAAGCTGTTTTTTGAACCGGCTATGCAGGCAGCACTGCTTTATCTGCAGATCAACGAAAGGCAGGACCCTGCTAATTATGAGCCGATGGAGCTAAACGCAAACAAAGCTGCCGTAACCCGTATCAAAACCATTAAATGGGGCGGTTATCCTTATTCAAATATCCTCGTGCCCGGCGCTGGCCCTGATAATTTAACATCGCCGCTGAGCGGGGAGGGGATGCTGCGCTGCAGGCTGGCGGTACAGGAATATAAGGCGGGCAAAGCGCCGTTTATTATTGTATCAGGCGGTAAAGTGCATCCTTATAAAACAAAGTATAATGAAGCGGAAGAAATGAAGGTTTATTTAATGAAAACCCTTCACATTCCTGAAAATGTGATCATCATTGAACCGCATGCACGCCATACCACTACCAATATGCGTAACAGCGCAAGGCTTCTTTATAAATATGGCATCCCCGCCGATAAGCCCGGCATTGTGGTAACTGATAAATCACAAACCGATTTTATCATGAATATGGATACCCGCTGCCAAAAGGAACTGAACTATGTGCCTTACAAACTGGCTAAGCGCAATTCTGAAACCGAAGTTGAATATTACCCGGTTGAAGAAGCGAAACAAATTGATCCTGATGAACCACTTGACCCTCGTTAA
- a CDS encoding amino acid permease yields MAKNSSQPKMKHELSLLDGTMLVSGSMIGSGIFIVSADITRNVGSAGWLIAIWVITGFMTLTAALSYGELSGMFPKAGGQYVYLKEAYNKLIAFLYGWSFFAVIQTGTIAAVGVAFSKFAAYIFRPLSEENILFQLGFLKISAAQLMSIFIIVLLTYINTKGVKSGKLIQTTFTLTKLLSLFGLIIFGFVALKPEIWHANWSNAWDIHNLKADNTTVSLTLAAAMGAIAASMVGSIFSSDAWNSVTFIAGEMKNPKRDVALSLGLGTLIVTIIYVSANVAYTGVLSMHDIATADKDRVAVAASHIIFGNLGTYIIAVMIMISTFGCNNGLILSGARVYYTMAKDGLFFKQTGELNKFGVPEFGLWIQAAVASVLCLSGRYGDLLDMISFVVVIFYVLTIFGIYILRTKQPNAERPYKALGYPVLPAIYIIMGLIFCVLLIIYKPQFTWPGLIIVLIGVPIYYISQRNVKKQDEALTGN; encoded by the coding sequence ATGGCGAAAAACTCATCGCAGCCCAAAATGAAACATGAGCTTAGCTTGCTGGACGGTACCATGCTGGTATCGGGCTCCATGATAGGCTCAGGTATTTTTATTGTTAGTGCAGATATTACCCGTAATGTTGGCTCTGCCGGCTGGCTGATAGCCATCTGGGTTATCACCGGTTTTATGACCCTCACTGCCGCCTTAAGCTATGGCGAATTAAGCGGCATGTTTCCCAAAGCCGGCGGGCAGTATGTGTATTTAAAGGAAGCTTATAATAAGCTCATCGCGTTTTTATACGGATGGAGTTTTTTTGCGGTGATCCAAACAGGCACCATTGCCGCCGTAGGGGTGGCTTTCAGCAAGTTTGCTGCTTATATATTTCGCCCTCTTAGCGAGGAGAACATTCTTTTTCAACTCGGTTTCTTAAAGATCAGCGCGGCACAGCTGATGTCAATTTTCATTATCGTACTACTTACCTACATCAATACCAAAGGGGTAAAAAGTGGTAAACTTATCCAAACCACATTCACGCTTACCAAGCTTTTAAGTTTGTTTGGTTTGATCATATTTGGTTTTGTTGCGCTAAAGCCCGAAATATGGCATGCCAACTGGAGTAACGCCTGGGATATTCATAACCTTAAAGCGGATAATACAACTGTTAGTCTTACCCTTGCTGCCGCCATGGGGGCTATTGCAGCTTCGATGGTAGGTTCGATATTCAGCAGTGATGCCTGGAACAGCGTGACTTTTATAGCCGGTGAAATGAAGAACCCTAAAAGGGATGTTGCCTTAAGTCTTGGTTTAGGGACTTTGATCGTTACCATCATTTATGTATCGGCCAACGTTGCTTACACTGGCGTACTGTCGATGCATGATATAGCCACTGCCGATAAAGATCGTGTTGCCGTAGCTGCATCGCATATCATATTTGGTAATCTCGGCACTTATATCATTGCTGTTATGATCATGATATCAACTTTTGGCTGCAATAACGGCTTGATACTTTCTGGAGCGAGGGTTTATTATACCATGGCAAAAGATGGGTTATTCTTTAAACAAACAGGTGAGTTAAATAAATTTGGCGTGCCAGAGTTTGGGTTATGGATCCAGGCAGCAGTAGCATCGGTACTTTGTTTAAGCGGCCGCTACGGCGATCTGTTAGATATGATCTCATTTGTGGTAGTGATTTTTTATGTGCTCACTATTTTTGGTATTTATATTCTACGGACTAAACAGCCAAATGCCGAGCGCCCTTATAAAGCACTGGGATACCCGGTTTTGCCTGCTATATACATAATAATGGGATTGATATTTTGCGTATTGTTGATCATTTACAAGCCCCAGTTTACCTGGCCGGGCTTAATTATTGTATTGATTGGCGTACCAATATATTATATTTCGCAGCGGAACGTTAAGAAACAGGATGAGGCACTTACTGGTAATTAG